From Alteromonas sp. RKMC-009, one genomic window encodes:
- a CDS encoding cytochrome ubiquinol oxidase subunit I, which translates to MHEIDAFFLARVQFAFTVSFHIIFPAITIGLASYLAVLEGLWLKTRNPDYKALYFFWSKIFAVNFGMGVVSGIVMAYQFGTNWQGFSQFAGSVTGPLLTYEVLTAFFLEAGFLGVMLFGWHKVGERLHFFATSMVALGTFISTFWILASNSWMHTPQGVEIVNGQVIPVDWLAVIFNPSFPYRLTHMTLAAYVSTALLVGAVGAWHLLRGNQSTANRKMLSMAMWMLLLTVPVQTFIGDLHGLNTLKYQPAKIAAIEGHWDNSSGEPTPLILFGLPNEDKEETQYKIEIPYLASLILNHSLEKPIPALKDFPKDERPPSAVIFWSFRIMVMLGMLMLLQAFVALVLRKGRKLYQSGLFLKFAVAMGPSGLIAILAGWFTTEIGRQPWTVYGLQKTADAVSAHSTLQMSVSLILFIVIYCAVFGAGYFYMLVQMRKGVVSDAGSEHEVPVISGRL; encoded by the coding sequence ATGCATGAAATAGATGCATTTTTCCTGGCGAGAGTGCAGTTTGCTTTTACTGTCTCATTTCATATTATTTTCCCAGCTATAACGATTGGTCTTGCGAGCTATCTCGCTGTGCTTGAAGGGCTATGGCTAAAAACCAGAAATCCGGATTACAAAGCGCTTTATTTCTTCTGGTCGAAAATATTTGCCGTTAATTTTGGTATGGGCGTGGTATCAGGCATTGTCATGGCATACCAGTTCGGAACGAACTGGCAGGGCTTTTCTCAATTCGCCGGCAGTGTTACCGGACCACTACTTACCTATGAGGTACTCACCGCATTCTTTCTGGAAGCAGGATTTCTTGGTGTCATGCTATTCGGCTGGCACAAGGTGGGGGAAAGATTACACTTTTTTGCTACATCCATGGTGGCACTGGGTACCTTCATTTCTACCTTCTGGATACTGGCGTCTAACAGCTGGATGCATACACCGCAGGGTGTAGAAATCGTGAACGGGCAGGTAATTCCAGTCGACTGGCTTGCCGTTATTTTTAATCCATCTTTTCCCTACCGGTTAACACATATGACGCTGGCAGCGTATGTCAGCACAGCATTGCTTGTCGGTGCGGTGGGAGCGTGGCATTTACTCAGGGGAAACCAGTCAACAGCGAACAGAAAAATGCTGTCTATGGCAATGTGGATGCTACTGCTGACAGTTCCTGTTCAGACATTCATTGGTGATCTTCATGGTCTCAATACGCTGAAATACCAACCTGCAAAAATAGCTGCCATTGAAGGACACTGGGACAATTCCAGTGGCGAACCCACTCCGCTTATTCTGTTTGGCTTGCCTAATGAAGATAAAGAGGAAACGCAGTACAAAATTGAAATTCCCTATCTTGCCAGTCTTATTTTGAATCATAGTCTGGAAAAGCCCATTCCTGCACTGAAGGATTTTCCCAAAGATGAGAGACCTCCGTCTGCGGTGATTTTCTGGTCTTTCCGGATCATGGTGATGCTGGGTATGCTCATGTTGCTACAAGCATTTGTTGCGCTGGTCTTGCGCAAAGGCAGAAAGCTCTATCAATCAGGTTTGTTTCTCAAATTCGCTGTTGCGATGGGCCCCTCTGGATTGATCGCTATCCTCGCCGGTTGGTTTACCACCGAAATCGGACGCCAGCCCTGGACCGTTTATGGTCTGCAAAAAACGGCTGACGCTGTATCTGCTCATAGCACGTTACAAATGTCCGTAAGTTTAATCCTGTTTATCGTAATTTATTGTGCCGTCTTTGGTGCCGGGTATTTCTACATGCTGGTTCAGATGCGTAAAGGCGTCGTGTCTGATGCTGGATCTGAGCACGAAGTGCCTGTTATCTCTGGTCGTTTGTAG
- the cydB gene encoding cytochrome d ubiquinol oxidase subunit II, whose protein sequence is MGFDLSILWFVIIVFSVVMYVAMDGFDLGVGMLLPFAAGRGERDVMVNSVAPVWDGNETWIVLGGAGLMGAFPLAYSVVLDAFAIPATLMLLALIFRGVAFEFRVRALDSHQDFWEKALAGGSLLASFFQGVMAGALVQGLPVVDAHYAGTNFDWLTPFSVFCGIGLVVAYLLLGSTWLVLKSEGALQERLRAYAQKALVFMAVILFFVSVWTPLQSNMIASRWFSAPNLYYLWLLPAGSLSMLILAKHALAKGHEYTGFVCSLGVILSGFAGLGISVWPNIIPPGVSIWEAAAPPQSQGFMLVGALFIIPFILGYSFWSYHVFSGKVKMGEGYH, encoded by the coding sequence ATGGGGTTTGATTTAAGCATTCTCTGGTTTGTCATTATTGTTTTCTCCGTTGTTATGTACGTTGCCATGGATGGCTTCGACTTGGGGGTTGGCATGTTGCTGCCATTCGCTGCCGGCCGTGGTGAACGGGATGTGATGGTGAACAGTGTTGCGCCGGTATGGGACGGTAATGAAACTTGGATTGTACTCGGTGGCGCAGGGCTGATGGGGGCGTTTCCCCTTGCTTATTCAGTGGTACTGGACGCTTTTGCTATACCGGCAACATTGATGCTGCTGGCGCTGATTTTTCGTGGTGTTGCATTTGAATTCCGTGTCAGGGCACTGGATAGTCATCAGGACTTCTGGGAGAAAGCACTGGCCGGTGGCTCGTTGTTAGCAAGCTTCTTTCAGGGCGTCATGGCCGGAGCGCTGGTGCAGGGGCTGCCTGTGGTGGATGCGCACTATGCCGGAACGAACTTTGACTGGCTTACCCCTTTTTCTGTTTTCTGCGGCATCGGACTTGTTGTTGCTTACCTGTTGCTTGGCAGTACCTGGCTGGTGCTGAAATCCGAAGGTGCTCTTCAGGAAAGATTACGGGCGTATGCTCAAAAAGCGCTGGTTTTTATGGCGGTAATTTTATTTTTTGTCAGTGTGTGGACACCCCTTCAGAGTAACATGATTGCAAGCCGGTGGTTCTCTGCGCCTAACCTCTATTATCTCTGGCTACTTCCTGCAGGCAGCCTGAGTATGTTGATACTTGCAAAGCACGCCCTGGCAAAAGGGCACGAGTACACCGGTTTTGTTTGCTCACTGGGCGTTATTCTTTCAGGATTTGCCGGTCTCGGTATAAGTGTTTGGCCAAATATCATTCCACCCGGAGTGAGTATCTGGGAGGCTGCGGCACCGCCGCAGAGTCAGGGTTTTATGCTGGTGGGCGCACTGTTTATTATCCCTTTCATACTTGGCTACAGCTTCTGGAGCTACCATGTGTTTTCCGGCAAAGTGAAAATGGGTGAGGGGTACCACTAA
- a CDS encoding DUF2474 domain-containing protein: MKANHSEPVKRLSWLVLLWGCSVLTLLIISALMKGLMYLAGLTT, translated from the coding sequence ATGAAAGCGAATCATAGTGAGCCGGTGAAGAGACTGAGTTGGTTGGTATTGTTATGGGGATGCAGCGTACTGACTTTACTCATCATTTCAGCATTGATGAAAGGGCTGATGTATCTCGCTGGCCTGACTACCTGA
- the cysI gene encoding assimilatory sulfite reductase (NADPH) hemoprotein subunit, producing MSKNPLSDNERLKRESNLLRGTISEDLKDTLSGGFKGDNFQLIRFHGMYQQDNRDIRQERQKQKLEPLHTVMLRIRLPGGIVTPQQWAGIDRFASEHTEYASIRITNRQAIQLHGVLKHNIKPVHQLLNSLGLDARATAGDVNRNVLCTSNPVESQLHQEAYEWAKKISEHLLPRTRAYAEIWLDGEKVQSDEENEPVLGNNYLPRKFKTTVVIPPQNDVDIHANDLNFVAIGDDNTLTGFNVLVGGGLAMTHGDETTWPRLATDFGFVKKENVLAVAEAVVSVQRDWGDRTNRRNAKTKYTLERVGTDTFKREVEERAGVKFVTSRPFEFTDRGDRIGWVAGVDNAWHLTLFIPSGRLTDDDSLNRKAGIAEIAKVHKGDFRLTPNQNLIIANVADADKAAIEALAIKYNLIDTTVTVQRKASMACVSFPTCPLAMAEAERALPDISQQIDAMLAKHDMLDKSFVFRITGCPNGCGRAMLAEVGLVGRAVGRYDLYLGGNSNGTRIPRLYKTNQPTSDILSTLDELIASWASQNRETGFGDYCIEAGIVKPVVHSPVDFHSA from the coding sequence GTGAGTAAGAATCCACTATCTGATAACGAGCGACTGAAGCGCGAAAGCAATCTACTTAGAGGCACAATTTCTGAAGATCTCAAAGACACATTGTCCGGTGGATTTAAAGGCGATAATTTTCAGTTAATTCGTTTCCATGGCATGTATCAGCAGGACAACCGCGACATCCGTCAGGAACGTCAGAAGCAGAAGCTTGAGCCTTTACACACGGTTATGCTCAGGATCCGGCTCCCGGGTGGCATTGTTACACCCCAGCAGTGGGCCGGTATCGATAGATTTGCATCGGAACATACTGAATATGCATCGATTAGAATTACTAACCGCCAGGCTATTCAACTTCATGGCGTGCTGAAACACAACATCAAACCGGTGCATCAGTTACTGAATTCACTGGGTCTGGATGCCCGCGCCACTGCCGGTGACGTCAACAGGAATGTATTGTGTACGTCAAACCCTGTAGAAAGCCAGCTTCATCAGGAAGCGTATGAGTGGGCAAAGAAGATTTCAGAACATTTGCTTCCACGCACCCGCGCTTACGCAGAAATCTGGCTGGACGGTGAAAAGGTGCAGTCTGACGAAGAGAACGAACCGGTACTTGGCAACAACTACCTGCCGCGTAAGTTCAAAACCACAGTAGTCATTCCGCCGCAGAACGACGTAGACATCCATGCAAACGATCTGAATTTCGTTGCTATCGGCGATGATAACACCCTGACTGGTTTCAATGTTCTGGTTGGGGGCGGGCTGGCAATGACTCATGGTGATGAGACAACCTGGCCCAGACTGGCAACAGACTTTGGTTTTGTAAAGAAAGAAAATGTGCTTGCTGTGGCTGAAGCCGTGGTTTCAGTTCAGCGCGACTGGGGTGACAGAACTAACCGGAGAAACGCCAAAACAAAATACACGCTTGAACGGGTTGGCACAGACACATTTAAGCGGGAAGTCGAAGAACGCGCAGGCGTGAAGTTTGTAACCTCCCGGCCTTTTGAATTTACAGATCGCGGCGACAGGATCGGATGGGTAGCCGGCGTTGATAATGCCTGGCATTTAACGCTTTTCATCCCCAGCGGCCGTTTAACCGACGATGACAGTTTAAACAGAAAAGCCGGCATTGCTGAAATTGCAAAAGTTCACAAAGGCGACTTCAGGCTGACGCCTAATCAGAACCTGATCATCGCTAATGTTGCCGACGCAGACAAAGCCGCTATTGAAGCACTTGCCATTAAATATAACCTGATTGATACAACTGTTACCGTTCAGCGTAAAGCATCGATGGCATGTGTTTCGTTCCCTACCTGTCCGCTGGCCATGGCGGAAGCTGAGCGGGCACTGCCTGACATCAGTCAGCAGATAGACGCGATGCTGGCGAAGCATGATATGTTAGACAAAAGCTTCGTTTTCCGCATCACAGGTTGCCCGAACGGATGCGGCAGAGCCATGCTGGCTGAAGTGGGACTGGTCGGCAGAGCAGTAGGCCGGTACGACTTATATCTGGGCGGTAACAGTAACGGCACGCGGATCCCCCGGTTGTATAAAACCAACCAGCCAACAAGCGATATCCTGTCGACACTAGACGAACTCATTGCCAGTTGGGCGTCGCAAAATAGAGAAACCGGTTTCGGAGACTATTGCATTGAAGCGGGTATCGTAAAGCCTGTTGTCCACTCTCCTGTCGACTTTCATTCCGCCTGA
- a CDS encoding C-glycoside deglycosidase beta subunit domain-containing protein, producing the protein MLERQLVQARGSKALTLGDGTPAFQFQIKNPNYRGVPASLIDGIDIELNGKQYAHDAASWTLGGQTLSLAQLQESETLRWPLDELATITLPVDAPLEAGVQDLSVCVYIRRPYIPGPFCRSPFRAKAKPVIIGENKNTGMPLSVSTYSYTGDMYTLITLEDFMADAADMGATGIEMLAEANLPGYPDVSAEWKASWFALLEKYHLTPTNLGTWIDTARWHSRDLTADEGAAQLEQDLKLAAELGFTSIRPKFGVTSLELDPHPIWQEAVLRALPLAEELNVIICPEIHSPTPIKHKVTQDYIAFIKKHNTTHFKLMIDTGIFQTAPCDDGHEGIEVKGGKRPPFLEPLAVPMADFAEIMEHVYFIQTKFFEIDDNLNDLHIPWDAIVATLKECGWKGWLSSEYEGRREPYRGRDQVRRQHALLNKLL; encoded by the coding sequence ATGCTGGAAAGACAACTCGTACAAGCCAGAGGCAGCAAAGCCTTAACGCTGGGAGACGGCACGCCGGCCTTTCAGTTTCAAATTAAGAACCCGAATTACCGCGGTGTACCGGCAAGCCTCATCGATGGTATCGACATTGAATTGAATGGTAAGCAGTATGCCCACGATGCGGCAAGCTGGACACTGGGCGGTCAAACCCTGTCACTCGCGCAATTGCAGGAAAGCGAAACCCTGCGCTGGCCGCTGGATGAACTGGCTACCATTACCTTGCCGGTTGATGCACCGTTAGAGGCGGGCGTACAGGATTTGTCTGTGTGTGTTTACATCAGACGCCCTTATATTCCGGGCCCGTTCTGCCGGTCTCCGTTTCGCGCCAAAGCAAAGCCGGTGATCATTGGTGAAAATAAGAATACCGGTATGCCGCTGAGCGTTTCTACCTACAGCTACACCGGTGATATGTACACGCTCATTACGCTGGAAGACTTCATGGCAGATGCTGCGGATATGGGCGCGACCGGTATTGAAATGCTCGCTGAAGCTAATCTGCCCGGTTACCCGGATGTGTCTGCTGAATGGAAAGCAAGCTGGTTTGCTTTGCTGGAGAAGTATCATCTAACGCCAACGAATCTGGGGACCTGGATAGACACCGCCCGCTGGCACAGCCGTGACCTCACTGCAGACGAAGGCGCAGCGCAGCTGGAGCAGGATTTGAAACTGGCAGCAGAGCTAGGCTTTACCTCTATCCGGCCAAAATTTGGTGTGACATCCCTTGAACTGGACCCGCACCCCATCTGGCAGGAAGCTGTGCTACGTGCCTTACCGCTGGCAGAAGAACTGAATGTGATTATTTGTCCGGAAATCCACAGCCCGACACCAATCAAACATAAAGTGACACAGGACTACATTGCTTTCATTAAAAAGCACAATACCACGCACTTTAAGCTGATGATCGACACCGGTATCTTCCAAACAGCGCCTTGTGACGATGGCCACGAAGGTATTGAGGTGAAGGGTGGCAAACGTCCTCCGTTCCTGGAACCGCTGGCAGTACCCATGGCTGATTTTGCTGAAATTATGGAGCACGTTTACTTTATTCAAACCAAGTTTTTCGAGATCGACGATAACCTCAATGATCTGCACATTCCTTGGGACGCCATTGTTGCCACACTGAAAGAGTGTGGATGGAAAGGCTGGTTGTCCAGCGAGTACGAAGGCCGCAGAGAGCCATACCGGGGCCGTGATCAGGTTCGTCGTCAGCACGCTTTACTGAATAAGCTGTTATAA
- a CDS encoding TonB-dependent receptor has product MKNMNLPYKKLAVAIATLLTTPVIHAQEADVANPGATEDSGLEIIQVTSQRRVENLQEVPVSVTAISPTELERKNVSDVYQMTLNAPSFQIGEDNSMSIRGAGTLAFSSSLDSSVAVAFDEVNLGRRYLMGAVFNDISQIEVLSGPQGLLFGKNASAGLVNITSTKPQLGYTEGKIDVEYQLRDTTPQDGRSIITRGMYNIPLTDNSALRINAHYAAEDPVARAIKVVGDPKLDEETTDWGVKLKYLNELSEEVSVYVIADTNKESGVAGNFDRTFRSIGEGSGKLDTILADGVVPGDENLDYGADADNFRDVEMGGLMAKVTWAVNDNYELSNITAWRYFELVQGTDDNMASNELNINFTTSEYDQFSNETRLSMDFDNMRGQVGLYYFHSTQSEDRFLAGDGLLPAFLLPNFPFCVGAEVVEGDMCSVSNDHFIGNDTVMDMETDSAAIFGQFDFLLTDDLTLTTGLRYTYDEIYIDLANFQRYNFFTTIGTPALREETNSSDNVSGKVSLQYQLDDDKMVYASYSRGYKGPGYTNTPSPEQTDIFIQPEVVDNYEIGAKTVWLDNHLIVNASVFDQQFDDYQVQAFDAAISQSVIQNAASLSSTGVELSITAMPFESLTVNGGATLMDSQFDSFPGAACYPQQPDCDENGTFDAAGLTPPTAAKFTSTASATYDFELPLDGYGFVTLNYYHRDPVNYLISNAPQTRIGNVDQFGLNIGVRLDNGWDITLFCKNCTDEKVPVATGIDAGDSAQYGTTSVVQSWGFNSVRNIGLRVSYGF; this is encoded by the coding sequence ATGAAAAATATGAATTTGCCTTATAAAAAATTGGCAGTTGCTATTGCTACGCTGCTCACCACGCCTGTGATTCATGCACAGGAAGCAGACGTTGCAAACCCTGGTGCAACTGAGGATTCTGGTCTGGAAATCATTCAGGTGACGTCCCAGCGCAGAGTGGAAAATCTGCAGGAAGTGCCGGTGAGTGTTACAGCTATCTCACCTACAGAGCTGGAGCGAAAGAATGTGTCAGACGTGTATCAGATGACACTGAATGCCCCAAGCTTTCAGATTGGCGAAGACAACTCCATGTCTATCCGTGGTGCCGGTACACTGGCGTTTTCTTCGTCGTTGGATTCCAGTGTGGCCGTGGCTTTTGATGAAGTGAATCTTGGCCGCCGTTATCTGATGGGCGCGGTGTTTAATGACATTTCACAAATTGAGGTATTGAGCGGACCTCAGGGTCTGTTGTTTGGTAAGAATGCCTCTGCAGGTCTGGTCAACATTACTTCTACTAAGCCACAGTTAGGCTACACCGAAGGTAAAATTGATGTGGAATACCAACTGCGTGACACCACACCGCAGGATGGCAGAAGCATTATCACCCGTGGCATGTACAACATCCCACTCACCGACAATTCTGCCCTGCGTATCAACGCTCACTATGCAGCTGAAGATCCGGTGGCCCGTGCTATCAAAGTGGTGGGCGATCCTAAACTGGACGAAGAAACCACTGACTGGGGTGTAAAGCTCAAGTACCTGAACGAGCTTTCTGAAGAAGTTAGCGTGTATGTGATTGCCGATACAAACAAAGAATCTGGTGTGGCCGGTAACTTTGACCGTACTTTCCGTTCTATCGGTGAGGGCAGCGGCAAGCTGGATACTATTCTTGCAGACGGTGTCGTGCCGGGGGATGAAAACCTGGACTACGGCGCCGATGCCGACAATTTCCGTGATGTGGAAATGGGTGGTCTGATGGCGAAAGTCACCTGGGCTGTGAATGACAACTATGAATTGTCGAATATCACCGCATGGCGCTACTTCGAGCTGGTGCAGGGCACAGACGACAACATGGCCTCAAATGAACTGAACATCAATTTTACCACCAGTGAATATGACCAGTTTAGTAACGAAACCCGCTTATCGATGGATTTCGACAATATGCGCGGTCAGGTCGGCTTGTATTATTTCCATTCAACACAATCAGAAGACCGTTTCCTTGCCGGTGATGGCCTGTTGCCAGCGTTCCTGTTGCCTAACTTCCCGTTCTGCGTGGGTGCCGAAGTGGTTGAAGGTGATATGTGTTCTGTCAGTAATGACCATTTTATCGGTAATGATACGGTCATGGATATGGAAACAGACAGTGCGGCCATTTTCGGTCAGTTTGATTTCCTGCTCACAGACGACCTCACTCTTACCACAGGTTTGCGCTATACCTACGACGAAATCTATATCGATCTGGCGAACTTCCAGCGCTATAACTTCTTCACCACCATCGGCACGCCGGCGTTAAGAGAAGAAACAAATTCGTCGGATAATGTCTCCGGCAAGGTATCGCTGCAGTATCAACTCGACGATGACAAAATGGTTTATGCCTCCTATTCCCGCGGCTACAAGGGGCCTGGCTACACCAATACGCCATCACCGGAGCAAACGGATATCTTTATTCAGCCGGAAGTAGTCGACAACTACGAGATCGGTGCGAAAACGGTGTGGCTCGACAATCACCTCATCGTGAATGCCAGTGTGTTCGATCAGCAGTTCGACGATTATCAGGTGCAGGCGTTTGATGCCGCTATCAGTCAGTCGGTTATCCAGAATGCAGCCAGCCTGTCGTCTACAGGTGTGGAACTTAGCATTACCGCTATGCCGTTTGAGTCGCTGACGGTGAATGGCGGAGCTACTTTGATGGATTCCCAGTTCGACAGCTTCCCGGGGGCCGCATGTTACCCGCAACAACCGGACTGTGATGAAAACGGTACCTTTGATGCTGCGGGCTTAACACCGCCGACAGCCGCGAAGTTTACCTCAACCGCTTCTGCTACCTACGATTTCGAGTTGCCGCTGGACGGCTACGGATTCGTAACGCTGAACTATTACCACCGTGATCCGGTGAACTACCTGATTTCCAATGCGCCGCAAACCCGCATCGGCAATGTAGACCAGTTTGGTCTGAACATTGGTGTTCGTCTGGACAATGGCTGGGATATCACATTGTTCTGCAAAAACTGTACTGACGAGAAAGTGCCGGTGGCAACGGGTATCGACGCGGGTGACAGTGCTCAATACGGTACAACTTCAGTGGTACAAAGCTGGGGCTTTAACTCGGTGCGCAACATTGGATTGCGTGTGAGTTACGGCTTCTGA
- a CDS encoding MFS transporter yields MTDSSSRHTPQGIVLLFVPVFIMLGPVLISPIIGSLFQQFAGEPYANVLVPLLLTAPALCLALCSPVAGFLANRIGGKKVLVFSLAFYGVVGAAPMFVSSLHGMLFFRILLGVAEAGIITGGMVLTASYFSGDDRQKWIAWQNVALPLIGAALLYAVGIVSQTNWQNTFGLYGLSLIIFVAAAFVLFEPEKQLAASTHHAPASKVRIPVTTMLLLAAIAIPGSLSFYAVPVKLSFILREMGETSPAVVGELMSMGLIFGSPAGALLARLVKHWRFSYGLVCAMLLMAAGLIMLGIAESKAMMMAAVIIQQAGGGLMLVVALTLVLHMAPKGQSGIYSGYWWLVYTLANFATPLVLTALDVLTGSSAATMLTFGVIVAAISGWLLFARPLATSMVSASDANSATRANTSAAGAGHE; encoded by the coding sequence GTGACAGACTCCTCTTCCCGACATACCCCCCAGGGCATTGTTCTTCTTTTCGTGCCGGTATTTATCATGCTGGGGCCGGTACTGATTTCGCCCATTATCGGCTCGCTGTTTCAGCAATTCGCCGGTGAACCCTATGCCAATGTGCTGGTTCCTCTGCTGTTAACCGCGCCCGCGCTTTGTCTGGCGTTATGTTCTCCTGTGGCAGGGTTTCTTGCAAACCGCATAGGGGGCAAAAAGGTACTGGTATTTTCACTTGCCTTTTACGGTGTGGTAGGGGCGGCGCCTATGTTTGTCAGCTCGCTGCACGGTATGTTGTTTTTCCGCATATTACTGGGTGTGGCTGAAGCCGGTATTATCACCGGCGGCATGGTATTAACTGCCAGCTACTTCAGCGGCGATGATCGTCAGAAATGGATTGCCTGGCAAAACGTCGCCCTGCCGTTAATTGGCGCAGCATTATTGTACGCAGTGGGCATAGTAAGTCAGACAAACTGGCAAAATACCTTCGGGCTCTATGGCCTCAGTCTGATTATTTTTGTCGCTGCCGCTTTTGTTTTATTCGAGCCTGAAAAGCAGCTGGCAGCATCAACACATCATGCACCGGCAAGTAAGGTGCGCATTCCCGTTACTACCATGTTGCTGCTGGCGGCTATTGCTATTCCGGGCTCGCTGTCTTTCTATGCGGTGCCGGTAAAGCTGTCTTTTATTCTCCGTGAAATGGGCGAAACCTCACCGGCGGTGGTGGGCGAGCTCATGTCTATGGGATTGATTTTCGGGTCTCCCGCAGGCGCACTGCTGGCCAGACTGGTGAAACACTGGCGGTTTAGCTATGGATTAGTCTGCGCCATGCTGCTGATGGCTGCCGGGCTTATTATGCTGGGTATCGCAGAGTCCAAAGCCATGATGATGGCAGCAGTCATTATTCAGCAAGCGGGCGGCGGCTTAATGCTGGTGGTCGCGCTAACACTGGTACTGCACATGGCTCCGAAAGGTCAGAGCGGTATTTACTCCGGCTACTGGTGGCTGGTGTATACGCTGGCCAATTTCGCCACGCCGCTGGTATTAACCGCGCTGGACGTTTTAACCGGCAGCAGTGCTGCCACCATGCTGACATTCGGTGTGATTGTTGCCGCTA